In Halobacteriovorax marinus SJ, the following proteins share a genomic window:
- a CDS encoding response regulator transcription factor, whose protein sequence is MGEKMHVTIVDDVQDNLLSYKELLESNFDLELIQNPVELIGYLNSKKTDLVLLDLHMPTMNGFELYGKFKDTHPELPVIFLTGDPSEDVVVQGMELGADDFIVKPVSLNELVARIKNKIITKRGSNSTEETISFDGFKLYTEVQMAEVGEKRIQLTPIEFKIIHLLSKSPNKIFSREYLGNLLWPNVHVQNQNIDTHLSNLRKKLKPFSSNIKTIKSRGYILRI, encoded by the coding sequence ATGGGTGAGAAAATGCACGTAACTATAGTTGATGATGTTCAGGACAATCTACTAAGTTACAAAGAGCTTCTAGAGTCAAACTTTGATTTAGAGCTCATTCAAAATCCCGTTGAACTCATTGGTTACTTAAACTCTAAAAAAACAGATCTAGTCCTATTAGACCTTCACATGCCTACGATGAATGGTTTTGAACTTTATGGAAAATTCAAAGACACTCACCCAGAGCTTCCTGTTATTTTCTTAACAGGTGATCCATCTGAAGATGTTGTTGTTCAAGGTATGGAGCTAGGTGCTGATGACTTTATCGTTAAACCTGTTTCTCTTAATGAATTGGTTGCTCGAATAAAGAATAAAATTATTACAAAAAGAGGAAGCAATAGCACAGAAGAAACGATTTCTTTTGATGGCTTTAAACTCTACACAGAAGTACAAATGGCAGAAGTTGGAGAAAAGAGAATTCAACTCACTCCAATTGAATTTAAAATTATTCATCTTCTTTCAAAGAGCCCAAATAAAATTTTCTCAAGAGAGTATTTAGGAAACCTTCTATGGCCAAATGTTCACGTTCAGAATCAAAATATTGATACTCACCTCTCCAACTTAAGAAAGAAACTAAAACCATTTTCTTCAAATATAAAGACCATTAAATCACGTGGTTATATCTTAAGAATCTAG
- a CDS encoding DEAD/DEAH box helicase yields MNFSDLTLPESLLRALEDKGYKSPTDIQEKAIPLLLEKDTDFVGQAQTGTGKTAAFSLPLLAKIDSKSGDVQAIVLSPTRELANQITEEMKSFCKYEKIKILSVYGGVPLDGQIRTLKKGRPQVVVGTPGRVLDLIKRGVLKLENAKLAVLDEADEMLDMGFIDDVKTILSELGDKKKTWMYSATMPKAILSLIKSYLNEPEVIKIEKKTLSNEDIEQKYFLIKRGNLGEAVCRILDSLTDYYGIVFCRTKIDAKKLSDEFNYRGFPSDALHGDMSQTQRDLTMRAFKKKKVKLLVCTDVAARGIDVDNLTHVINYGLPQDLESYVHRIGRTGRAGQKGCAYTVIDSSEKFRIRMLERLMNTKIELGTLPSIDEIKKALVKNEVSKLEFVAEKLESSENLDSSFSIFKESLEEMEKEALLKVMFNYMFKKNMDRYSQKSSIELSKGSERGDRNSRNNSDRRERPERSGRGRGDNGYARFYVGVGKKHGVDLKEFLSSVSGATGVAERDIRRVDLKDQFSFFEVSEKYKEKVLLVAKVSAAGHTGTLEPTKSGPSTSRRDSRGGGPRRSSNGNRKSFRTSGKERSQRSFRNS; encoded by the coding sequence ATGAATTTTTCTGACTTAACTCTGCCAGAGTCGTTGCTTCGTGCGCTCGAAGACAAAGGTTACAAATCTCCAACTGACATTCAAGAGAAGGCAATCCCTCTTCTATTAGAGAAAGATACTGACTTTGTTGGACAGGCCCAAACAGGTACGGGGAAAACAGCTGCTTTTTCTCTTCCGCTTTTAGCGAAAATTGATTCAAAGAGTGGAGATGTACAAGCAATCGTACTTAGTCCTACAAGAGAGCTAGCAAATCAAATTACTGAAGAAATGAAATCATTTTGTAAGTATGAGAAAATTAAAATCTTATCTGTATACGGTGGTGTACCTCTTGATGGACAAATCAGAACTCTTAAAAAAGGAAGACCACAAGTTGTTGTTGGTACACCTGGACGAGTTCTTGACCTAATTAAAAGAGGTGTATTAAAGCTTGAAAATGCAAAACTTGCGGTTCTTGATGAAGCCGATGAAATGCTTGATATGGGTTTCATTGATGATGTTAAGACAATCCTTTCTGAGCTAGGTGATAAGAAGAAGACTTGGATGTATTCGGCAACAATGCCAAAAGCAATCTTAAGTCTTATTAAATCATACTTAAATGAACCAGAAGTTATTAAGATCGAAAAGAAGACTCTTAGTAACGAAGATATTGAGCAGAAGTACTTCTTAATTAAAAGAGGTAACTTAGGTGAAGCAGTTTGTAGAATCTTAGATTCTCTTACTGATTACTACGGAATTGTTTTCTGTAGAACAAAGATTGATGCGAAGAAGTTATCAGATGAGTTCAATTATAGAGGTTTCCCTTCAGATGCTCTTCACGGTGATATGTCTCAAACTCAAAGAGATTTAACGATGAGAGCTTTCAAAAAGAAGAAAGTAAAGTTACTCGTTTGTACTGACGTTGCCGCTAGAGGAATTGATGTTGATAACTTAACTCACGTTATAAACTATGGTCTTCCACAAGACTTAGAATCTTATGTGCATAGAATTGGTAGAACTGGACGTGCAGGTCAAAAGGGTTGTGCTTATACTGTAATTGATAGCTCTGAGAAATTCAGAATCAGAATGCTTGAGAGACTAATGAATACAAAAATTGAGCTAGGAACTCTTCCTTCAATTGATGAAATCAAGAAGGCCCTAGTTAAAAATGAAGTTTCTAAGCTTGAGTTTGTTGCAGAAAAGTTAGAGTCTTCTGAAAACCTTGATTCAAGTTTTTCAATCTTTAAAGAATCTCTAGAAGAAATGGAAAAAGAAGCACTTCTTAAAGTTATGTTTAACTATATGTTTAAGAAGAATATGGATAGATACTCTCAAAAATCTTCAATTGAACTTTCTAAGGGAAGTGAAAGAGGAGATAGAAACTCTAGGAATAACTCTGATAGAAGAGAGAGACCTGAGAGAAGTGGAAGAGGGCGTGGAGATAATGGTTATGCAAGATTCTATGTTGGTGTTGGAAAGAAGCACGGTGTAGATCTTAAAGAATTCTTATCATCAGTTTCTGGAGCTACAGGGGTTGCGGAGAGAGACATTAGAAGAGTTGATTTAAAGGATCAATTCTCTTTCTTCGAAGTTTCTGAAAAGTATAAAGAAAAAGTACTCTTAGTTGCAAAAGTATCAGCAGCTGGGCATACGGGAACTTTAGAGCCTACGAAGAGTGGTCCATCTACTTCAAGAAGAGATTCTCGTGGTGGAGGTCCAAGAAGATCTTCAAATGGTAATAGAAAATCATTTAGAACTTCTGGGAAAGAAAGATCTCAAAGGTCATTTAGAAATTCATAA
- a CDS encoding nucleotide pyrophosphohydrolase → MEKTLNISMWQKRLEDFAKERDWDQFHNPKNLAMALSVESSELVEIFQWLSSEQSENLDEKSLENTTHEMADILLYLIRLSSKLNIDLEDALEKKFEINKSKYPVELARGTAKKYSELKSE, encoded by the coding sequence ATGGAAAAAACACTCAATATTTCAATGTGGCAAAAGCGCCTAGAAGACTTTGCAAAAGAAAGAGATTGGGATCAATTTCATAACCCTAAGAATCTGGCCATGGCGTTGAGCGTAGAGTCATCTGAGCTTGTAGAAATTTTCCAATGGCTCAGTAGCGAGCAGAGCGAGAATTTAGATGAGAAGAGTCTAGAGAATACTACTCACGAAATGGCAGATATTTTACTTTATTTAATAAGATTGAGTTCTAAATTGAATATTGATCTTGAAGATGCACTTGAAAAGAAATTTGAAATCAATAAGAGCAAGTACCCCGTGGAGTTGGCCCGAGGTACTGCTAAGAAGTATAGTGAATTAAAGTCCGAGTAA
- a CDS encoding Lnb N-terminal periplasmic domain-containing protein, with the protein MKTALLLLSFFFLSNSLAQNSLEEIAYSKKWLNLLHYKKNIFSGYTSEADEPSFFFHTEGKSNPLLELEENIKNFKVSKSEFKDSSKRPECRFPARTRFLLNEGLINKNHIGSNCEKFEKFKNKVNAKSISIVFSSYFLDTPASAFGHTFMRLNKSVRNSATEDQNFELLDYAVNYSATVTTSNSLLYAIMGFAGGFKGEFAAMPYFYKVREYNDYESRDLWSYDLNLTQEEVDTVVAHIWEMGQTYFNYFYLTENCSYHMLGLLDVANEKWDLAQRNPTFVLPVDTIKTLKNTPGLIKRIGYRPSKMRIAKDSVSKLNKEQEELFKVVIQDKNADSLKELGNEDKAKILDTAIDYLDYKYSEEILLEKKEATKWKQDLLISRSETGIQNTEKTYPIIERERPERGHGSRRFTLGAGEDDKRGFYQTLSYRFTLHDFYDSDIGQNPQATMEMMNLKLKFFNKDELKKEDSKVIIDSLKVVNVISLSPIKKYFSNLSWKFNAGLETIKDSGCAQCLAPGFEVGGGASMMGKYFKSYFFITTDVDLHKELSKEGARLGIGPEAELIFNTEESFKLGFFGDYKWRFPAHEKKTYRYGSRLRYTFIPSMAVTVEWVKEKRSNQSEASLSYYF; encoded by the coding sequence ATGAAAACGGCACTACTATTACTCTCATTTTTCTTTCTCTCAAATTCACTTGCTCAAAACTCACTTGAAGAAATTGCTTATTCAAAGAAGTGGTTAAACTTACTTCACTATAAGAAAAATATTTTTTCTGGTTATACTAGTGAAGCTGATGAGCCCTCTTTCTTCTTTCATACAGAGGGAAAGAGTAATCCTCTTCTAGAGCTTGAAGAAAATATTAAAAATTTTAAAGTAAGCAAATCTGAGTTTAAAGATAGTTCAAAGAGGCCTGAGTGTAGATTTCCTGCGAGAACAAGATTTCTCTTAAACGAAGGTCTTATTAATAAAAATCATATTGGAAGTAATTGTGAGAAGTTTGAAAAATTTAAGAATAAAGTAAATGCAAAATCTATTTCTATTGTTTTCTCTTCTTACTTCTTAGATACTCCGGCCTCTGCATTTGGGCATACTTTCATGAGACTTAATAAGTCAGTGAGAAACTCTGCAACCGAAGATCAGAATTTTGAATTACTTGATTATGCAGTTAACTACTCTGCTACAGTTACAACCAGCAATTCCCTACTCTACGCAATTATGGGATTTGCAGGTGGCTTTAAAGGCGAATTCGCGGCCATGCCATACTTCTATAAAGTAAGAGAGTATAACGATTATGAATCTAGAGATCTTTGGAGTTATGATTTAAATCTCACTCAGGAAGAAGTCGATACAGTTGTTGCTCATATTTGGGAAATGGGTCAAACCTACTTCAATTATTTCTACTTAACTGAAAACTGTTCCTACCACATGCTAGGCTTACTTGATGTTGCCAATGAGAAATGGGATCTTGCCCAGAGAAATCCAACTTTCGTTCTTCCAGTAGATACGATTAAAACCTTAAAAAATACACCAGGTTTAATAAAGAGAATTGGCTATAGGCCTTCTAAAATGAGAATTGCTAAGGACTCTGTATCTAAGCTTAATAAAGAGCAAGAAGAGCTCTTTAAAGTCGTTATACAGGATAAAAATGCAGACTCTCTTAAAGAACTAGGGAATGAAGATAAGGCCAAGATTCTAGATACTGCAATTGATTACCTAGACTATAAGTACAGTGAAGAGATTTTACTTGAGAAAAAAGAGGCCACAAAGTGGAAACAAGATCTTCTTATCAGTAGATCAGAAACAGGTATTCAAAATACTGAGAAAACTTACCCTATCATTGAAAGAGAAAGACCAGAGAGAGGGCACGGTTCAAGAAGATTTACTCTAGGGGCCGGAGAAGATGATAAGAGAGGTTTTTATCAAACTCTCTCCTACCGCTTCACTCTTCACGATTTCTATGATTCTGATATTGGTCAAAATCCACAGGCAACAATGGAGATGATGAATTTAAAACTTAAGTTCTTCAATAAGGATGAACTTAAGAAAGAAGATTCTAAAGTCATAATAGATAGCTTAAAAGTTGTTAACGTTATTTCTCTAAGTCCTATTAAGAAATATTTCTCCAATTTATCGTGGAAGTTTAATGCTGGGCTAGAAACAATTAAAGACAGTGGGTGTGCTCAATGTCTTGCTCCAGGTTTTGAAGTTGGTGGTGGAGCCTCTATGATGGGGAAATACTTTAAGAGTTACTTCTTTATCACGACAGATGTTGATCTTCATAAAGAGCTTTCTAAAGAAGGTGCGAGATTAGGTATTGGACCAGAAGCTGAATTAATCTTTAACACAGAAGAGAGCTTCAAACTTGGATTCTTTGGTGATTACAAATGGAGATTTCCTGCACACGAGAAGAAGACATATCGATATGGTTCAAGACTTCGCTACACTTTTATTCCTTCAATGGCCGTAACTGTAGAGTGGGTTAAGGAAAAGAGAAGTAATCAATCTGAAGCTTCCCTCTCTTATTACTTTTAA
- a CDS encoding DUF3015 family protein: protein MKKIILGLVAGGLMSVSASAASYQAQGCGLGSTLFTDGSSLMHQVLGATTNGLSGNQTFGMTSGTSNCELDGMGGQANAVFIKANKVALSNDIARGQGATLASLSRMYGCTNLKAVGSALQKNYKTIFASENVEATQIDMSIRNVIETNKACI, encoded by the coding sequence ATGAAAAAAATTATTTTAGGATTAGTTGCTGGTGGTTTAATGTCTGTTTCTGCTTCTGCAGCTTCTTACCAAGCACAAGGTTGTGGACTAGGTTCAACTCTTTTCACTGACGGATCAAGCCTTATGCACCAAGTTCTTGGAGCAACTACAAACGGTCTTTCTGGTAACCAAACTTTTGGTATGACTTCTGGTACTTCTAACTGTGAACTAGACGGAATGGGTGGACAGGCCAATGCAGTATTTATCAAAGCAAACAAAGTAGCTCTTTCTAACGACATCGCTCGTGGACAAGGTGCAACTCTTGCTTCACTTTCAAGAATGTACGGATGTACAAACCTTAAAGCAGTTGGTTCAGCTCTTCAGAAGAACTACAAGACTATCTTCGCTTCAGAGAACGTAGAAGCTACTCAAATTGACATGAGCATCAGAAACGTTATCGAAACTAACAAAGCTTGTATCTAA
- a CDS encoding S9 family peptidase, protein MTKKINHELTSHGETRVDEYYWMRNLESDGDVRQFLNSNNDQLSTFLSDTSTLQEELYKEMRGRKKEVDETVPAKDGEYFYYNRYIAGGEYPIYCRKLGINGKEEILLDGNKLAEGKEYLDIGAYSISPNNKLMAYTIDEEGDEVYKLYIKDLEKDSLYDEVIDNVYSSICWFNDSEHLCYNVLNDKLRPYEVRLHKLTTTPSEDTILYTEESGEYFVHCSKSNDKEFIFFISAGSISSEYSYISANAPKAAVSLVSKRAENYEYDVDHYNGEFFILTNDEHQNFRLVKCPVDKCSKDNWEEVIAGSDEQYLLNYESFKDFAVLTLRENGLKKFQVIHHDSGKVDSIDFPQKAYSVSEDDNFEYDTSKFRMSYSALNTPWSVIEYDIHTKNIETLKVQEIPNFKSEDYIVERLSISVRDKSEVPVSVIRRKGVELDGKSPLFVYGYGSYGYSIEPGFRDDYLSLIERGFNFAIIHPRGSSTLGRPWYEDGKFLKKKNTFFDFVDCTESLCQLGYSSRGNVFAMGGSAGGLLMGAITNLAPDLYKTIVAQVPFVDVLTTMLDKDLPLTELEYKEWGNPEDREYYDYIKSYSPYDNLAEVHYPNILATAGLNDPRVTYWEPAKWVERIRDRNIGNSEVHFYTNMDAGHGGASGRFEYLKEEAMVFAFVLKTFNLV, encoded by the coding sequence ATGACTAAGAAAATAAACCATGAACTCACTTCTCATGGGGAGACAAGAGTTGACGAATATTACTGGATGAGAAATCTAGAATCAGATGGAGATGTTCGCCAGTTTCTAAACTCAAATAATGATCAACTTTCAACATTTCTAAGTGATACGTCCACTCTTCAAGAAGAGCTCTATAAAGAAATGAGAGGAAGAAAGAAGGAAGTCGACGAGACTGTTCCTGCAAAGGATGGGGAATACTTCTATTACAATCGCTATATTGCTGGCGGTGAGTATCCTATTTACTGTCGTAAGCTTGGCATCAATGGCAAAGAGGAAATTCTTCTCGATGGAAATAAGTTGGCCGAAGGAAAAGAGTACTTAGATATTGGTGCCTATAGTATCTCTCCAAATAATAAGCTGATGGCCTATACTATTGATGAGGAAGGCGATGAAGTTTATAAACTCTATATCAAAGATCTAGAGAAAGACTCTCTATATGATGAGGTGATAGACAATGTGTATAGTTCAATATGCTGGTTCAACGATAGTGAGCACCTTTGTTATAATGTTTTAAACGATAAACTTAGACCTTATGAAGTAAGATTACACAAGCTGACTACGACACCTTCAGAGGATACTATTCTCTACACAGAAGAAAGTGGAGAGTACTTTGTTCATTGCTCTAAATCTAATGATAAAGAATTTATTTTCTTTATAAGTGCAGGAAGTATTTCTAGTGAGTACTCCTATATAAGCGCTAATGCTCCAAAAGCAGCTGTGTCTCTAGTTTCAAAGAGAGCTGAGAATTACGAATACGATGTGGATCATTATAATGGAGAGTTCTTTATTCTCACTAATGACGAGCACCAAAATTTTAGACTAGTAAAGTGTCCTGTTGATAAATGCTCTAAAGACAACTGGGAAGAAGTTATTGCTGGAAGTGATGAGCAGTACTTATTAAATTATGAATCATTCAAAGACTTCGCCGTTCTAACTCTTAGAGAGAATGGTCTTAAAAAGTTTCAAGTTATTCATCATGATAGTGGGAAAGTAGATTCAATAGACTTTCCTCAAAAGGCCTACTCTGTTTCAGAGGATGATAACTTTGAATACGATACTTCAAAATTTAGAATGAGCTATTCTGCGCTCAATACACCGTGGTCTGTAATTGAGTATGATATTCATACGAAAAATATTGAAACTCTAAAGGTGCAAGAGATTCCAAACTTCAAGAGCGAAGATTATATTGTGGAGAGGCTCTCTATTTCAGTTAGAGATAAGAGCGAGGTTCCAGTTTCCGTAATAAGAAGAAAGGGAGTTGAACTCGATGGGAAGTCGCCGCTCTTTGTCTACGGCTACGGATCTTATGGTTATAGTATAGAGCCTGGCTTTAGAGACGATTATCTCTCTTTGATTGAAAGAGGTTTTAACTTCGCTATCATTCATCCGAGAGGAAGCTCAACTCTTGGCCGCCCTTGGTATGAAGATGGGAAATTTCTAAAAAAGAAGAACACATTCTTTGATTTCGTAGACTGTACAGAGTCGCTATGCCAGCTTGGTTACTCGAGTAGAGGAAATGTCTTTGCAATGGGAGGAAGTGCTGGAGGACTTTTAATGGGGGCCATCACTAATCTCGCACCAGATCTCTATAAGACAATCGTAGCTCAAGTTCCTTTTGTAGATGTTCTCACAACTATGTTGGATAAAGACTTACCTCTCACTGAACTAGAGTATAAGGAATGGGGAAATCCAGAAGATAGGGAGTATTATGACTATATAAAGTCTTATTCTCCATACGATAATCTAGCAGAGGTTCATTACCCAAATATCTTGGCCACAGCGGGACTTAATGACCCGAGAGTAACTTATTGGGAACCGGCTAAGTGGGTGGAGAGAATTCGCGATAGAAATATAGGAAATTCTGAGGTGCATTTCTATACTAATATGGATGCTGGCCATGGCGGGGCTAGCGGTAGGTTTGAATACTTAAAAGAAGAGGCGATGGTCTTTGCTTTTGTGCTGAAGACATTTAATTTAGTATAA
- a CDS encoding UDP-N-acetylglucosamine--N-acetylmuramyl-(pentapeptide) pyrophosphoryl-undecaprenol N-acetylglucosamine transferase has translation MKNIVFTGGGSGGHVMPAITLIKELIPREDYTIHYIGGRNSIEKNLVADYDVVYKPIFTGKLRRYFSIENFIDIFKIFLGMIQSFFILLKLPKKTLVFSTGGFVSVPVVVAAKITGKKIYIHEQTSRVGLANKICSKFADKVFVSFEESLKFFPNHKTHFSGYPIRKECFDSSLHFEKFKNLNLKDSTKELLFITGGGNGSLLLNNLIKDELDFLKSKYNIIHQVGKAFIDEYQQLADESYIPVAFIGEEIVDIMKAASIIISRAGAGTVCELMALEKRSIFIPLKIAQKNEQYHNAMEANKNLGSLVLSEDELKNLNVKTILETFEGSQYQKKAAPKQEATAYLVEQIENSLS, from the coding sequence GTGAAGAATATTGTTTTTACTGGTGGTGGAAGTGGTGGCCATGTCATGCCAGCAATTACTCTTATTAAAGAGTTGATTCCAAGAGAGGATTATACAATTCACTATATTGGTGGAAGAAATAGTATTGAGAAAAATTTAGTTGCCGACTATGACGTAGTTTATAAGCCTATCTTTACAGGAAAGCTAAGAAGATATTTTTCCATAGAAAACTTTATTGATATTTTTAAGATTTTTTTAGGAATGATTCAATCTTTCTTTATATTATTAAAGCTACCTAAGAAGACTTTAGTTTTCTCTACTGGAGGTTTTGTCTCGGTTCCTGTTGTTGTGGCCGCAAAAATAACAGGAAAGAAAATTTACATCCATGAGCAAACAAGTCGTGTGGGTCTAGCAAATAAAATTTGCTCTAAGTTTGCTGATAAAGTTTTTGTAAGTTTTGAAGAGTCATTAAAGTTTTTTCCAAATCATAAGACTCACTTTAGTGGTTATCCAATTAGAAAAGAGTGCTTTGATTCAAGTCTTCATTTTGAAAAGTTTAAGAATCTAAACTTAAAAGACTCAACAAAAGAGCTTCTCTTTATTACAGGCGGAGGGAATGGCTCCCTTCTATTAAATAATCTTATTAAAGATGAATTAGATTTTCTTAAGTCAAAGTACAATATCATTCATCAAGTAGGAAAGGCGTTCATAGATGAATATCAACAATTGGCCGATGAAAGTTATATTCCAGTGGCCTTTATTGGAGAAGAGATTGTAGATATTATGAAAGCCGCATCAATTATTATCTCAAGAGCAGGTGCCGGTACTGTTTGTGAATTAATGGCCTTGGAGAAGAGAAGTATCTTTATTCCTCTTAAAATAGCTCAAAAGAATGAACAATATCATAATGCAATGGAGGCCAATAAGAATCTGGGGTCTCTAGTGCTATCTGAAGATGAATTAAAGAATTTAAATGTAAAAACAATTCTTGAGACCTTTGAAGGTAGTCAATATCAAAAGAAAGCAGCACCTAAACAAGAGGCTACAGCGTATCTTGTCGAGCAAATTGAAAATAGTCTCTCGTGA
- a CDS encoding chalcone isomerase family protein: protein MNKILISILFLFNLSISAATQDGITLPDTVKLSGKELVLNGLGTRKATWLGIKVYVGGLYMQKKSSDYKTFLNDQSPKQIIMEFVRDVDADDLIGGWKDAFKNSVKADDMPKLKDRIEKFYTYFTDIKKGQKMTFNFLADGVESTINGKALEKINGADFSKAMLSVWFINATDKGLKDGLLGL, encoded by the coding sequence ATGAATAAGATTCTAATTTCAATTCTATTTCTATTTAACTTAAGTATTAGTGCCGCTACTCAAGATGGTATAACTCTGCCCGACACTGTTAAGCTAAGTGGAAAGGAACTTGTTCTCAATGGACTAGGAACGAGAAAAGCCACATGGCTTGGTATTAAAGTTTATGTTGGCGGACTCTATATGCAAAAGAAAAGTTCGGACTATAAGACTTTTCTTAATGATCAATCTCCCAAGCAAATCATAATGGAGTTTGTAAGAGACGTAGATGCAGATGATCTTATTGGCGGATGGAAGGACGCTTTCAAAAATTCAGTAAAAGCAGATGATATGCCAAAACTCAAAGACCGTATTGAGAAGTTCTACACTTATTTTACAGATATTAAAAAGGGACAGAAGATGACATTCAACTTTCTGGCCGATGGTGTTGAATCAACAATTAATGGAAAGGCCCTTGAGAAAATTAACGGAGCTGACTTCTCTAAGGCCATGCTCTCAGTTTGGTTTATCAATGCTACCGATAAAGGTCTTAAGGACGGATTACTCGGACTTTAA
- a CDS encoding BaiN/RdsA family NAD(P)/FAD-dependent oxidoreductase, which yields MNSKVYDVLIIGGGAAGLMAASVCAKRGKTTLLLEGNKAFGKKILISGGGRCNFTNLFATHENYQSENQHFFKSALKRYSPYDFLDLVEKYKIEYVEKKAGQLFCKQSARSIVEMLVSECEKSGSELVLNTKVLSVGKLDDLFQVQTASEEFQARNLIVATGGLPIAQIGGNDFGLGLAREFKLATTEVDPALVPFKLKDSLLKKTSALSGVSLPVRIFNERISFDEDLLFTHKGLSGPAILQISLYWNVGESVTIDFLPTENSDDLISYKKSHPKRSIDTFLKSRLPKKFVEYWCQRECLSLVKKLADYSNDELIASIEALKNFSVNPAASEGYRKAEVMRGGVSTDEISSKTMEAKSVKGLYFIGEVVDVTGQLGGFNFQWAWASAHAAGQSII from the coding sequence ATGAATAGCAAAGTTTATGATGTTCTCATTATAGGCGGAGGGGCGGCTGGTTTAATGGCCGCTTCTGTTTGCGCCAAGAGAGGAAAGACAACGCTCCTTCTAGAAGGAAATAAGGCCTTTGGTAAAAAGATTCTTATCTCTGGAGGAGGACGTTGTAATTTTACAAACCTCTTTGCTACCCACGAAAATTATCAAAGTGAAAATCAGCACTTCTTTAAATCTGCACTTAAAAGATATTCCCCATATGACTTTTTAGATCTTGTTGAAAAATATAAGATTGAATATGTGGAAAAGAAAGCGGGACAACTCTTTTGCAAACAGTCTGCAAGATCTATTGTTGAGATGCTTGTCTCTGAATGTGAGAAGAGTGGGAGCGAATTAGTATTAAATACTAAAGTGCTCTCTGTTGGTAAATTAGATGATCTTTTTCAAGTTCAAACAGCAAGTGAAGAGTTTCAAGCGCGCAATCTAATTGTGGCCACAGGAGGTCTTCCTATTGCTCAAATAGGAGGTAATGACTTTGGTTTAGGGCTCGCAAGAGAATTTAAACTTGCAACAACTGAAGTCGATCCAGCTCTGGTTCCATTTAAATTAAAAGATTCATTACTGAAGAAGACGAGCGCTCTCTCTGGAGTTTCTCTACCTGTTCGAATCTTTAATGAAAGAATTAGTTTTGATGAAGACTTGCTCTTCACTCACAAGGGGCTTAGTGGCCCAGCTATTCTTCAAATTTCTCTCTATTGGAATGTTGGAGAGAGTGTGACAATTGATTTTCTTCCAACTGAAAATAGTGACGATTTAATTTCGTATAAGAAGTCTCATCCAAAGAGAAGTATTGATACTTTTCTAAAATCTAGGTTGCCTAAGAAGTTCGTTGAATATTGGTGTCAAAGAGAGTGTCTCTCATTAGTTAAGAAGCTTGCTGATTACTCAAACGATGAGCTTATAGCTTCTATAGAAGCTCTTAAGAATTTTTCAGTTAATCCCGCTGCTAGTGAAGGATATAGAAAAGCAGAAGTTATGAGAGGGGGAGTTTCCACTGATGAAATTTCTTCTAAAACAATGGAGGCCAAGTCTGTAAAGGGGCTCTATTTCATTGGTGAAGTTGTTGATGTAACGGGACAGCTGGGTGGATTTAACTTTCAATGGGCCTGGGCATCAGCGCATGCCGCAGGCCAAAGTATTATTTGA